The nucleotide sequence AATTACAAGAGTCTATATAGTGAGCTGTTTACACTACCACAAAAGTGGTagtctagcctagagcaccattatttactgtcaaaaaCCTGTCTAAAGCactatttgctgttaaaaacgacCCTAGAGCACCAtgtgctgtcaaaaactagcctagagcaccatcatcTGATGTTgacaactagcctagagcattatCATCTACTGTtacattagcctagagcgccatctgctgttaaaaaatagtctagagcgccatcatCTACAGTTAAAATCTAGCCTTGAGCTTCATCATCTGCTGTTACacctagcctagagtgccatctgctgttaaaaactagtctagagcaccataaTCTACTTTTAAAAACTAGTCTGGAGCGCAAtgtgctgttaaaactagcctagagcaccatcatttgctgttaaaactagcatagagcaccatctgctgttaaaaattaaccTAGAgggccatctactgttaaaaactagtctaaaacgtcatcatctgctgttaaaaactagtctagagcgcaaTGTGTTGTTAAAGCTAACCTAGAGGCCCATCATTTGCCGTTAAAACTAGCATAGAGAGCCATCCGCTGTTACAAACCAGCCTAGATCatcatctgctattaaaaaatagcctagtgcgctaactgctgttaaaaactaagctcagaatcaGTTAAAGAGAAAATAGCGAAGCATTTGAGACActactcactgcagagccacttgggctccagtgagggggagcttgagctccaactcctcctcctataagctgttttattgCGTACacctggagctcagctctgcccaagtggctctgcagtgagtaccACCTGAAGCATTTTGGAAATTGTAGAATTACGGTGTAATAGATTTCTCAAACCATTTTTGGCTTTCATTGGGTATTGCCAAATGACACAAACCTTGGTAAATCACATTGCATGAAACTCTACTCCCACAAAATTTTCACCGGAAAGAAAACTCCCAACAAGTGCATATGTATTCAGTTAAATACACACAACTGTCATTGTGCATTTTTAGAAAGtgcagactttttatttttataatgaagTGTTTACATGGGAACAAACTGTCAGTAAATCTGGCCCCAGCTGTTTTATATCCACATAGAGTTTACAGCATCATTTGTAAAACTCTATCTGTAATAGTCGATCCTACTTGGCATTGAGCATCTATTAATCAGAAGAGCTCATAATAAACTAAGTTTACCTAAAATTTGTAAAGGGTTTATTAAAGATATTGGGTAATAAATATCAGGATCGACTGAATGGGAGATGTCGCTTTCATTTATTTCACCTTGAGAAACCAATGACATCATAAACTTCCAGATTACACAAATAACTCAAACACACTTGTTAGCATTCAGCATTCATTAGTTAGCAAAACTCACTTAatgtatgcatttgtttttaagacAAATGCTTGTTATATTATCATTTAAGTGatacaaatgcaattttaatattaatgtgaTGTTATTTATTAAGGTACATTAAGATGTAtcagaaataaaatcatattAACTCACCATCGCCGTTCCCTTCACCtaaaaaagcacacacaaaaaaaacattcaataataGTACATTACACAATCAGCTGTCACTCACATCAAACCACACAACACCACTTTTAATATTACTTGAATTATTAATACTGCTTGAATAAGAGTGTGTTTACCGCGGTGTCACTCAGATAAGACTGTTTAATAGTGCTCTGGCTCAGATGCAGGAGTGTTAAAGATGTTTGGATAtaatgcaattatttattgcTGTGGAAAGGGATTTGGCAGGACAGTGATAGTAAACAATCATCAGCTGTCTGACATTACTGTAATGACCAGAAGATACATTTCAGACAGTGCCAAACATCCTCAACATAACTTTTGACTTTGTTGTGGGTTGCAATTCTAATATATGGGAAGAGCTACAATAAATTATCAAATGACATCTGCACagaaactcactttattttggatTGAACTAGGATTTTTACTACCTTCActgtaacattttgaaaaaaaaaatagtctttaTTGTTTCTGAAAATATAAACTCATAAATTCTAAATATTGTATACATTACAATACTGTACGTAACTACTAAatcttcatattttaaataagatttaCCCATTGCCATAtaccaaaaaaattttttaaaaaaagaataaaaaaaaactaatttctaaactAATACCTTATaaatttttaacaaataattaaatatttttttgggcGTTCAGATTCTGAGTTGAGTCTAGGCCCATCATAATTAAGAATAGTTGTTGTGCGTTATAGTCACAGAATTTGACAGGAAAGATATGTTTTCatgaaattacatttataaattgggggggggggggggtgcgtttacatctgtagttcgctttatttggtcctgaccaagggcaataaatgatacattgtagcattttgtGATGTCTTTGGgcccttttcacaccacactgattgctttggtccgaaccagttgaaaagaaccaaaatgcagacATCTGACAAAActcacatcactcattggccagatgttattgatagtatttcctaaactgcttattgactGGTCAAAATTCACGTGcaaggaaaatgccaatggaactcccacaagtaaacaaaccggccgacacaaaatgtcacttttgacTAAGGAACTACGACAGTGCTGGCTATTGGTATCCCTGCTTATAGTATACTATAtatttgtatacatcactttagacaaacttgACATTGAGAATGAAGCGCAGCTGCGGCTGGAAAATAATGTTGTAATGCATCGCAAGTCGTTTCAGGAtaaggcgtgaattaatttagccaaactgcaacatggtcatcttccagaaatattaccaatgatccatcaggtaatgttttccctctctttctctctctgttggtaaagtgctgtcaacGAATATATTTCCTCTAcattccataatgcacagcgcatcggcctacggcagctggattagtccaaaaaggcgcagtacCTTTTGCGGTGGGTCTGTTTAAGttcggatcatgttctcaccacaaacggaCCGCTCCAGCGTTCGCTTAAGagcataccgagaccacctcttcaagcaggtctcggtacgcttttttggtctgcttttggtgcgcacttgagtacgattgctgcattctcacctgcacAAACGAAcagcaccaagagggaaaacgaactctattgcgattcaaccgaactaaataaggcaggtgtgaaaacaccctaaatctTGTCACTTTCAAAATACTGTGTAAAAAGTATAGCAAAGAGTCATAAAACCTGTCAGGTTTATCCTGAACAGAAAACCTAGTTCTTTCTAAGTGTGCTCTCTCACCTGCCTTAGTTCGGTTCAATCACAGAGGTAGTTTTCCCTCTTGGTGGggttcatttgggcaggtgtgaaggTAGCAATCGCACTCGAGTGTGCACAAAAAGCGGACCAATTAAGCGTACCAAGACCTCGGATCTTGGTAGAGGCGGTCTtggtacactttcaaacgaaccctggagcagtttgtttgtggtgagaacatgatccgaaCCAGAACAGAGATTTGTTTAGATTCAAATGTTTTGGTGTGACAACTCATACCTATATGTTCCTTTGAGgaaccccttgatgcttcttacgtccttgtcgcagcaccagtggcaccgaaattcatGCTATTTCAGTCCAGTGCATACCAGTTGCCAGCAACACTACTTATTATAAAGTTTAATTAGtcattattgtgtttattttgcaCTTTTACATCTCAAGAAGCTCTTCAGTTCTGTAGCTGATTGTGCCAAAACACTTCTGCCTGTTCAAAATGAACAAACTTACAGATTAACAAGCACTGGGCATTTGTTGCTTATTTCTGTTGTTCTGTACCCATATCGAACCATGACTCAAAAACCGAGGTACGTAGCGAACCATGACTTCAGTGTGTTGTTACACCCCTAGTATATAGTATTTTTATGTCAGCACAATGCCAAATGATTTTCTGACTGTAAATCTAATCATGTTTAACATGCAATGGTTGCCAAAAGTCTGGCCCAAGAAAAGCATCTATATATTCAGCATTTCTTCTAACATATTTATGCAATATTATGTTGATGTCAATTTCATAAGCATGTTGTGTAATAGTGTTCTGAGAGTGAACATTTTGTACTGGGTTTCCATTGCTTCAATTGTGACTCGAGGTAAAAAGCAAGGAAACACACTTATTGAGGAATGTGCATGAGAATGGCTGCTGATCAAACAAAAGAGGAAAACAATGAAATATTAATAAGTTTATTATAATCTAGacaatgtttcatttattttctatgaACTTTGTTTTTCTGTGCATTTTTCCATCCtggttaaataaaacaaaggaGGGATAACTTTCAGCTAGACCAAAAGTAAACAATGTTTCtgcaattatattataaattttgtTGTTTCACAATAATACTGGACTATATTACCAACGTCTCGACATACAGTTATGGATACTACTATAACAAAATcttgtatttatttactaaagCAGAACTGACATGCCACAACACTTACTCTTGGGTGGCCATGGTTTGGGCTTCCACTCAGACCTGGGACGAGCACTAATTTCAGAAACACGGTCAATGTAACGTTGCTGGTCTGCCGTAACCGTCCTATATGCCTACaagggaattaaaaaaaaagaccaattcattcaataatttttttttaactgacagttcaccaaaatggggcaacacggtggctcagtgattagcgctgtcacctcacagcaagaaggtcgctggttcgagtctcggctcggttagttggcatttctgtgtagagtttgcatgttctccccgtgttggtgtgggtttcctcctggtgctccggtttcccccagagtccaaagacatgcgctataagtaaactcgatgaactgaattggccctagtgtatgtgtgaatgtgagagtgtatcggttcccagtactgtgttgcagctggaagggcatccactgcataaaacatatgctggataagttggcggttcattccgctgtggtgacccttgatataCGAGGaatttgctgtgaggtgacagtgcaatcactgagccaccatgctgcccatagatttattttattttaaatctctttttttatGGTTTGTTTGATTGCTGACATTGTAATGTGTCAGAGTCTGTATTTTTCCCTGTATTTTggtctgacatttaaaaaaaaaaagatttttcgaGGTGAACTATCCCAAAACACTATAAGTGAACCAGACTTACATATGTTACAGCACCAACGAATGCTCCACCGCAAAGGACCACATAGACGATGTTCTCACCGGAGCCGCCGGGAACCGATGACATGAGCCTCCGTGGAGTGACTGCACAGAGAAACAAGAGTTTTCAGATTCTGAGTTGAAACTAGGTTCGTCACAATTAAGAACATTTGAGCGATATAGTCAGAGATATTGACATGAAAAAGATATAATTCTTTATAGGATTATATTCATCTTAAGTCGCTGTCACACTGGACTCTTCTCctcatagacttctattcatacgcacacaaatgcgtcagaccggaaatgcaagctcgtgtaacaagtttcgcagttcactgcggtgtaaagtttaagcttggtgaactctgacctgcgaaatggcATCATGTGACTGTGTAAGactaatcgaagatcaaaacatgacctctctgaacagaaatgaaccaatcgcttgcttttttaaatgtttaaccaTCTTGTTTaaccccgcccctttttgcagcgcctcacgacagaatttcgcatgctcaaactggAGTGTGACCGCGGCATCAGGCTTCTATTCACATATAAACACTGATAATCAAACAATGTTACAGCTTTCAGATATGTTAATGACAGCTCGGGGGGTTGGGGGGGGAGTTGAGGGGGGCtccaggagagtttagctccacccctaatcaaacacacctgaaccagttagTTAAGCTCTTAGATATACAGGAAACTTCCTGGCAGGCGTGTtgaagtaagttggagctaacctcagcagggcaccggccctccaagaccaagtttgaacacccctgctttaatttataattaacatTAAAACCGAAACCAGTCTTACGGTGAGTGGGTATACTGGTGATAGGCAGAAATACACTGTAGGAGTCAAAATCTTGTTTTAATGGCAAAAATCATCAGACAATTTTGTAAAGATCATGCTCCCTGAAGACATTTCGTAAATTTCCCACAGTAAATATATCAAAGCTTATTAATATGTtgataaaaacttaattttgacaatttttaaGCAAATTTTCTCAATATCTAGATTATTTAACTCTCCAATTCCAGATTTTAAAATAGTTGCATTAAAGACAAAAATTGTCCTAACAAACTATACTTTAATGGAAAGTTATTTAGCTAAACTTAATGTATAAAAATTTTAAAGAGCTGAGCATTATGACTGGTTTTAAGGTCCAGGCTCACATATTATTAAAGAAGAAACCTTTTCAAAAACGAGTAGGCTATTTTTTCTGAATTAAACTTTTTGTTTGCTGATCAATGTTTATAATGTGGATAAAGtctgaaataaacattttaatataaagtaaTCGGGTATTTTTTAGAAAGAACTGGattaaaccacacacacaaatagtACTGTCAAATGGATTAAATTTGACCATTTGAACTCTGTATTAATGTTTTGAAGAGTCAGAGTTTTGGGTAAACAGACACCCAATAATAAGAAAGGACATAAATCTCTCTTATGGTGGTTCTTAGGGTTTGGATTGGCATTATGGTGCGTGTATGACAAAATGTTCCTACTTTGTTGAACTtgggcctgtcacaataatcaatatatggacttCTCACataacacatggacatgacctcaatcatatttggtgatgcaatatacatCACCAATACATAAAAACCAactctagcaacattttagctaatTGTGCAACATCTCCATCTCTACTGGAGGTGTCAGGGTCAGTATggtaaaaaaaacactacagtatttactgtaaattactgtagtatattttcatgtgggtgtctgacagctgaacatagatctggtagcagatattgcagcctctgttactcttaaccttgcacttttttgttaacatttattcttatttatttaggatatgcattTTCTGCATTCTGATAACAATGCctcattattaaattgttaaaatgactataaataaatgaaatattcttaagaaaaaatattatctgttctttggaagagtgcacttgcattgtgatgatataaTATTGTCATTCTGTTATAGAATTATCATTATATGgccttaaaaatgacaataatatcatctatcacaatatattttggtgcaatatatcgtacaacaaaaaatagatatcatgacaTGCCTAGTAGAACTTATCTTAacttcagccactatgctcctcactgctggaatcagcttccagaaatgatcagatgtgctccaacattaggcacattcaaatcaagactgaaaacacatctgtttagctgtgcctttactgaatgagcactgtgctgcgtccgacagatcgcactattatgtttttcgttttctttttcattcttttataacctattttaactcattttaatatgtttttatctgtttttaataatttttattgtctgcattttatgttcctaaacttgtcttttttattcctgtttatgtaaagcactttgaattgccactgtgtatgaaatgtgctatataaataaacttgccttgccttgccttatccTAGTTAAAGGGCCTGGCACAGAGAGTATCCTCCATGTGTCAGTCGTAGCGACGTTGTGAGCTGCTTTCTGCCCAGTAGGTCACTGCCTGATTGGATTCTGTGCAATGGTTTTAGCTACCTATAAATATGCCTGCCAGCATTCATCTAGATTTTGAACACGCAcagttaacaatttcctgtagaatctagaGTAACTTACTGTCAGCAGTTCGgtagtaacttactgtaaatcaattacagcaaaaatactgtatttacattaacagCACCTATTATCTTGCTCCATGTATTAACAGTAttgtatatttgtaaaatatacagtaattttcacatttaaaatacagtcAAATACTGCATAACTGTCGTACAGTTAAATATAGTTCATATTACAGATGAATACCTTGTCATTTATGTTAACAGTGTGGCATTTTAGCATTATCCTGGTTCAGAATTACACTAGATTAGATATTGAATTTTTACATGGTTGTGATGTAATAAATCGACTTGAAATACAATTTACACGACAACCATTTAGAAATGATAAACTTATGCCTATGCATCATAATGTTGTCTGTTTTCTTATATGGATAATTGTATAATCATCCAATATTTAGTTTCATACTTTGGCTGTATGATGTTGAAGAAAATCAGaaatgatcatattttgttcttctgcgatatatattgcaatattaatacaatttgttGACTTGAATAGGCAGAATTCTTTAAATTAGATTGATTGGATCAATGCatcaaatttaataaacaaattacaagcttagataaatacaatagagcaaagagAAAAGTCAAATAACAGCGCTTTATTGTTTGAGGGAGCATTCAGGTGCAGAAATtgtataatcaaatgtaaaataacactgtatagtgttcattgaataaataattcatctttattaaaattataaacatCACCTTTGTTCATAAATGCTTTAACTCTCTTAAAATGCTTACATAACtcaaaagacatgcaaataataaactttcacttTATTATGGATAAACTTTAccgtgactccacaaatctcacaTATTTCCGCTTATTAAAACTGTCTCCTTaatgcttcaaaaaaaaaaaaaaaatctagaaaacTAGCGGTGCATTCAGGCCTGGAGGACAAAGACCATTCTGACACaaaggagagattttttttcccaGGAGTACCGTCAATCTTCTCATTAAGCTAATCCAGTCACTTGTGCCCAGCCAGAGTAAATTGGTTCTAGACACCTCTGTGTTATTTATACCAGCTAATCTGTTAATCTTTCCCAAGAGCTAAAGGGTGAAACAAAAAGTGAGAAGTTCTACTGAGGAAAAACCCGACTTTTCAATGTCAGATGCTAATCATGTTTCAAGAGAACTTCATAAGTGCTAACTAATCATATTTCACACAATATGGCAGTCATAACCGACACCTAGCAGTGTTGATACAGTGAATAAACAAATGGTTTTTTAGATACTGATTCGGCTTACAGGTTATTTCATTCAAGTCAATTctgtactttactttactttgacAATAAATATCTGAATTTACAGcgttccatattttgtgatttatgattttattttctttattttccccaTTCATTAAtggttttaaattgcattatgggaccttgatctacCTTCCAACAACGTTTGACcttaaagtttgaaaaagtgacttttattaatatttttaatagtttaaagcaggggtcaccaatctcagtcctggagggctggtgtccctgcagggtttagctccaacttgcctcaatacacctgctttgatgtttcaagtatacctagtaagaccttgattagcttgttcaggtgtgtttgattagggttggagctaaaatctgcaggacaccggccctccaggaacaagtttggtgaccactggtttaaagtaatatattgtcTGAGGtggtgttgtttattttttaaatgtttttttacagaCGCATAtctctgtatattatttctgatacattattttattttgagagatTGTATGGCTTGCTTCATATGCAaacaggtttctgcatctgaaaAACAGGTGTGAACCAAATGGCCTACAGGAACTCGAGAGTTGTGACCCAACCAAACCAGTTGGGAAATCTCCGGGGGGTCATATCCTTTGTTTAAAGTAGTGTCTCACAGACAGTAATTTGGGTTAAGTTACTTAAAGACTGACAGGTTAACATCAAAGCTGAAGAACTGTACTGTTCACTGTCTTCAATAAAATCTTCTCCCAATAAGAActtacttattgtatgtattaGAGTCATCTTAACACATTGGCGAGCCACCAAAGAACGTTTAAGCCAAatatagcaaaaacaaacaatttcaaactgctaaaatgtcaataaagtcaCTAAAGTGTTGAATTAAATTTTCAACAATAAAAGAGCAGAGATTaaggtcccagaatgcaattcTCAACCATTATTAAACAGTAAATGCCAATAAGGAAATTGTTAATTATCaaatattttcagtgtaaaatattATGATAGTTCACCATAGAAACCGTTGTCCGCATGTTGAAAGTAGGCATGGGACATAAACCGATTTACaacggtttagaaaagtcaaggtattaaaCCCGCAAAAAAAATATGCTGTACTGTTACTAAGGCATATGTGAAGgggtttttaagtattttttttctcatgtattggaaagaaatctgtgtttttgaaactaatgaagatagcagaaatcaatttttgttttaattatttagcctgacacgtttactgctccaaaatattataaatgtttcctaaaatgaaatatattgtgcttaatgttgtttttacttagacatttaaaaaacttatttaagagcagtaatcacaatatcgtgatatcgtaaaaccatgatatttttatccaaggttatcattctGTCAGAAACttacaccggcccatgcctagttgaaAGCCATGATCTTTTTTCTTAAATCCCTGATCCTGAGCTTTATTTGCAAGGAGATTTAATCACAGCTTGATATTGGAGTTG is from Danio rerio strain Tuebingen ecotype United States chromosome 14, GRCz12tu, whole genome shotgun sequence and encodes:
- the mgarpa gene encoding uncharacterized protein LOC100002196 isoform 2 (isoform 2 is encoded by transcript variant 2), with translation MFACRAAWQRCGPLARQSLSRAPLGRDVTPRRLMSSVPGGSGENIVYVVLCGGAFVGAVTYAYRTVTADQQRYIDRVSEISARPRSEWKPKPWPPKSEGNGDE